One Dysidea avara chromosome 8, odDysAvar1.4, whole genome shotgun sequence genomic window, cattctccttgactttgctaaagcgtttgatagtgtcccacatcaaagactattagttaaattaagacactatggtatcaacgatcacatctgtcagtgggtcaatacttggctgaccagaaggtcacagcaagtagctttggatggtactttttctgactcgatagctgttcactcaggagtccctcaagggacggtccttggccctttgatgtttcttctatacattaatgatataacaGAACATGTATTCACTAAATTCGCCACTAcagttatttgctgatgactgtttactttacagaattatcaccaccaaggaggatgccattcaacttcagcatgatcttgatcaactacacgaatgggcaactaagtggcaattaagattcaatataaccaaatgtactattatgcggtttaccagatcattatcaccagctaaacaatcacaacttgggtacatcaaaccaacactcctaccttggtgttatattggacaacaaactatcatggtctccacatattagtaatatagctgctaaggccaatagaacattaaacttcttgaaacgcaatctgagttgctgctcgtctaacatcaaagctacagcctaccttacgatagtacgaccgtcaatggaatacgctgcagtcatctgggacccataccaccatgacaatattcaacagctagagaaagtacagcgtagggcagctagatgggtcctaaatgatttcaatcgattcagctcagtcacagctatgttacagcatctttcttggtcaagccttcagctgagacgtaaaatatccagattacaagcactttttaaaattatgcatcaagattattcactgtcaattcctcctcattttatttcaatgacaagatccaccagactatatcacccacatcgttttattctaccaaattcatctacctattcataccaacagagctttttctccagatcaattaaggttTGGAACAattaacttaccatcttccatcattgagagcaacaatattgactctttttcagcggaactgcaaacattgtatggaactcaataactgtaatctttgtaactacgtagctaaattcattttatgattgcttttttttcctgagtatatcagctgtgctgtctgctcagtaacaataataataataataatagatacattgaaattacacacgcATCTTGGTcctttgcctggtggctatgggcatggtttcacatgcatagaagTCTTATatttgagatttggttgatcttggagttttggcatttagcctgattcaaggctagcagtcagaaacatccttgaatttgtgcaacagaaaaaatcagctcactattgaacacatgtacagcattagtccactgcaccggctgcTAATAActtcatgcatacacttcagtgatgtttgcagaatatagcctccttgcggtctgccaaaatatttgctcctcacacactgcacaaaattcttcaagttttaattcagctggctctttcctgttaccagtcacagttcctgcttgctttatttcagcgccggagcaagtagttgatatgaggggggctgggctgacccagacttatttctatagtttggtaaggtgagaccaaaaaaaaaaaaaaaatggtcacaaaccaactgacaagagctttccacctcaccagctaccatttctagctgatcaaatacataaaaatccttacatagctcgccacacagactactttattagagtgactgctctattagagtatctcgatctttatcgcggttttcagccccactccaagaaagataatttcggtgtgatatcattctgaggggggctaagcctcccctcagcagaccgagggggggcttcagccccctagcccccccctttccgccgcctatgctttatttgtacactgacttatgacttgaaaagccagCCCAGACTGTTTCCTAATGTCAAAATAAGCagaacagctcacataaagtgcccttcttgatatatctgtagatgaaccatggatgaacatcactgatacagctcatcccacaattaatacttcgttactaatgacaaccaacaagaacccacaatcgatcctttaattctttttatcttatgtttaatcacccactggaggtgccactgataacttgtaagggcagtttcagcaatggtaagttacATGCTTCAATTgaagaaagcgttccgttccgtggtttagtccatcattccgttccgttccgttccgttccgtagaatataCCCCAccgagtaagttataaacgtagctgaatgctctattagggtgactgttctattagagtatctcgatctcgcatatgcacacgtagttggctttggaatcagaactcagtggtttgtactccgattcttctgtactactgcaaggactttctatgataattattccagcttcacaccgattttcagctcattgctctaagcggtttgtctgcatggtaggcgtgaaaactaatagtttttttattcataaaaatcgatcgcataattgtgacacaggttgggttttgtgtcatatctcgatagcctttaactggattcctttcaaaccaaaaaaggcactcctacgatagttattccatctacatagcaattttcagctcattccttcaagcggttaccctgtgggcgtgacagaccttcgaccttattttacgcaaataatcggtcataactccgtgaatgttcatcagattcttaccaaacttggtactgagattcgccttaatgagccctttaagtgtggtAATGTTTAGCCCGATTGAAGCACGCATTCgttgttttatggcggattttgcaaagtgtgcgaaaagaagaagtagaaaaaACCTACGGTGGCCGGTTCCGGGAGTTTCTCACTTATTTCTCAGTTATTCGCTTATTTCTCACTTTTCGGTTATTTTCTCACTTATTTCTCAGATATTTCCCATTCCCGATTATTTTCTCGATTATTTCTCACTTCTcagttgttttaccagttacaTTTCCCATTTCTCAGTTACATTTCTCAGTTATTTCTCAATCGATCACGTGGTTTTGGCGCTTATTGGCGGGAGAAATTAAATCCTCGTGTTATGATGGATGAAGTAAAATTTCTTTATGAGTGTGTGAAAGCAGGAAAACTTTCCAATGCAGAAGCCAAAGAGTTTCTATCTTCTGGTGGGTCGTCTGAGAGTCGAGAACGAGGTCAACAACTGAAAGTCGCAGCGGGGGCTGCAACGGTTCCAGCGGTTCGAAATGAAGCAGATACAGGTACGTATATAACTATTCTGAAGACAATTAGTGGCTAGTTGTTCCTTGTACAGCAGTAGGAGTATTAAGCAAGAAAGCTGAGTTGATGGCGAAATACAAAGCAATTCAAAAGGTAGACCGACAAGACAGTTTGAGTTCAGGTAAAACGGTTGGCGGTAAGATGAAGTCCACCGCTCGTAGCCCTGTCTTGATGAAGGTAAGTGTTGAATGTATCAAATGAGCTTAGATTCTGGTCTATATGTATACATAATGGTACTTTTGCACTTGTGAATTGTCCATTTACCAGTACTGCATCATTGGTTTAATTTCATGCTGCAATTTTCCCGGACAATGCCCAGCTCCCAAAATAGAATGAACTTTCAACACTTTTACCACCCAATTTGGTACCTCTGCCACTCATTGGCCTGCCCTTGAGCTGATTGTTTCAAGACCCAGTCCTGAAATTCATTTCACTTTAATGATCATAATTATAACTGGGGCATAATGGGGTGTACATTCACTCACTGCATGGTGTATTTATTCTTTTAGATTTCCATGGGGGGTATGAAATTCAATGACCTCAAGCAATGTGGGACACGATGCAAGGAATTGGGTCCAATGGTTGCTATTTCACTACGCCCTGCAGCTACATATGAAGAGATAGTGGGAATGGCCAAGCAACAATTCTTTGCAGAGTCAAATGTCAGTTCTGATGAGGATAGATATGAGTACTTTTTGGCAGACCCACAAGGTAGTAAACTTATGAACTCGATTGCTGGAAAATCGTGGAGTTTAGCACAGTACATCCATGTCCATGGATACTACCCATCAAAAACTAAAATTTACTGTGTTCAGGTATGTGCACATGGTAAACTACGTATGCACTTTAGTATAGTAGCATGCACACCTTTTAGTGTGACAAAGGTCAAAATGCTTTAGAAGAATATGTAATGAAAAAAGATTCTAACGCAGAAAAGTTTACACACATCGGCAGCAACAAAGACTCCATGAATCATTCATCAGCAGACATATGTGATAAGCGGCCATTAGTCATAGAAGTCAGTGAAGGCGCTCCAGGAAACTTAGAAGTGACAAAGAAAAACAAAGGTATATCCCTGCTAAACGCGTTTGTAATTTTGTGCATGTTAGTATATTGTAGCTATAGTTTGCTGTTTGACTGGATActgttaggccatcattatttcATTCTTTGTTTACTATCACCACCCACATCTGATTATGCATTTACCTTGACAATTGAGTCATACATAACGTATCTCCCTTAAGCAATTGACTCTTTAACATAATAGTGCATCCACGTGatcaacattaataataattataaaatttggtgtgactatctatagctatatgtacataAACATGTACTAGTTGAGTGGTTGGAGTTTCTCCACTCTTGTTAAACAGGCTGCATACCTTGAAGTCTAGTAATGCAGTCACGCACTAAAATAGCTAGAACAATCTAGTGTGCAACTGATTATTGTCCATTAACATCAGTTTGTGCTGCACTAGGTGACGGGAACAAGCAATGTATTAATAATGGCCTAATCACATCTCTGCATACGTGATATCACACTCAGCAATTGAGTATCATAATCCTGGGGTCATCACACAATGGGGGACATGTGAAATGGCGTTTTAAAATTAACTGGCATTGACAACCAGCATGGGTTAGAACactgtacttgtgtatttaAGTACGAGTTGGTAGGTATGCAGTTGCTCTCACAGTAGGATGTTATCAGGCTTGTTATAATAGACTATCTGTTTGGCAATACTAAACTCACAGGTATGAGGGGAACATGGAAGCCTCTTGTGAAAACTGACCAGTACAACTGTTGCATGTAATCATTGATGCACATGCTAATATCATGCACTGTGACAGTTAATCATGTTCTTGCACACAGATCCGTTCTTGTTGTCTGGCACTCAAATCTCACTTGGGAGAAAATTAGGAGAGGGTGGGTTTGGGATGGTGTATTTGTCACATCTAAATGGAACTGAAGTTGCTGTCAAACAACTTAAACTAGACAAAAGGGCAGATGGAGACCATATGGACGAAGTAAAAGCATTAAGGTAATATTAACTTGAGCTTTATGTGATCAAGATGTTATGTTATGTCAAATAGTGCTCTTCGCCATCCAAACATCGTAGTCTTCATGGGTTACACATGTGATGACAACAGCATTCAAATTGTGACCAACTATGTTCGTGGGGGTGACTTGTACAAGCTACTGTTCACTGAAGTATGCTAGCTAGTTAACACAATGACTTGTGCATGATTCTGCATGCAGAAAAAGCAGCTAACTGTGAGTAACAGGAACTTCATAGCTGAGCAGATTACTCAAGCCTTGACATATATGCATACTTTGAGCCCTCCAATGATTCACCGGGATATAAAACCATCAAATATACTGGTTAGAATTGCACGATGTCATTTATGTACTAGCTGTTATCATGTTACAGGTAGAAGAAAGTACACTTCATGTGTACTTAACTGATATGGGTATGGCAAAGGTTAAGTTTAGTTGTTCAACACTCACAGAAGCTTGTTGTGTGGGAACCCCATACTATGCAGCCCCTGAAACCTTCGACGGAGTAGTTGGAAAAGCTTCAGATATATGGTCGTTAGGCATCGTATTGATAGAATTGTATGGCCAGCAACATGCTTGGAGAAATGTCAAGACCAACAACCAGCTAATGATGCAATTATTAACAAAGAAGTTACCAACATACAGCCATTTAGATCAACATGTACAACAAGTATGTGAATCCTGCTTAAAATATGAGCCTAAGCAATGCTCATCTGGGGCTGAAATCTTGCAGTTAATCAGGACATCAAACTAACTTGCCTACTGTTATTACTGTATTTGTGATTATTCAAAGAGATCAACTTTCAATTCAAAGTATTGCTGACTTTAAATGTCTATATAATGCTAGTCCCTCGTCAGCATTAGTGGGACTATTAATTCCAG contains:
- the LOC136264571 gene encoding uncharacterized protein isoform X2, translating into MMDEVKFLYECVKAGKLSNAEAKEFLSSGGSSESRERGQQLKVAAGAATVPAVRNEADTVGVLSKKAELMAKYKAIQKVDRQDSLSSGKTVGGKMKSTARSPVLMKISMGGMKFNDLKQCGTRCKELGPMVAISLRPAATYEEIVGMAKQQFFAESNVSSDEDRYEYFLADPQGSKLMNSIAGKSWSLAQYIHVHGYYPSKTKIYCVQCDKGQNALEEYVMKKDSNAEKFTHIGSNKDSMNHSSADICDKRPLVIEVSEGAPGNLEVTKKNKDPFLLSGTQISLGRKLGEGGFGMVYLSHLNGTEVAVKQLKLDKRADGDHMDEVKALSALRHPNIVVFMGYTCDDNSIQIVTNYVRGGDLYKLLFTEKKQLTVSNRNFIAEQITQALTYMHTLSPPMIHRDIKPSNILVEESTLHVYLTDMGMAKVKFSCSTLTEACCVGTPYYAAPETFDGVVGKASDIWSLGIVLIELYGQQHAWRNVKTNNQLMMQLLTKKLPTYSHLDQHVQQVCESCLKYEPKQCSSGAEILQLIRTSN
- the LOC136264571 gene encoding uncharacterized protein isoform X4: MMDEVKFLYECVKAGKLSNAEAKEFLSSGGSSESRERGQQLKVAAGAATVPAVRNEADTVGVLSKKAELMAKYKAIQKISMGGMKFNDLKQCGTRCKELGPMVAISLRPAATYEEIVGMAKQQFFAESNVSSDEDRYEYFLADPQGSKLMNSIAGKSWSLAQYIHVHGYYPSKTKIYCVQCDKGQNALEEYVMKKDSNAEKFTHIGSNKDSMNHSSADICDKRPLVIEVSEGAPGNLEVTKKNKDPFLLSGTQISLGRKLGEGGFGMVYLSHLNGTEVAVKQLKLDKRADGDHMDEVKALSALRHPNIVVFMGYTCDDNSIQIVTNYVRGGDLYKLLFTEKKQLTVSNRNFIAEQITQALTYMHTLSPPMIHRDIKPSNILVEESTLHVYLTDMGMAKVKFSCSTLTEACCVGTPYYAAPETFDGVVGKASDIWSLGIVLIELYGQQHAWRNVKTNNQLMMQLLTKKLPTYSHLDQHVQQVCESCLKYEPKQCSSGAEILQLIRTSN
- the LOC136264571 gene encoding uncharacterized protein isoform X1 → MMDEVKFLYECVKAGKLSNAEAKEFLSSGGSSESRERGQQLKVAAGAATVPAVRNEADTAVGVLSKKAELMAKYKAIQKVDRQDSLSSGKTVGGKMKSTARSPVLMKISMGGMKFNDLKQCGTRCKELGPMVAISLRPAATYEEIVGMAKQQFFAESNVSSDEDRYEYFLADPQGSKLMNSIAGKSWSLAQYIHVHGYYPSKTKIYCVQCDKGQNALEEYVMKKDSNAEKFTHIGSNKDSMNHSSADICDKRPLVIEVSEGAPGNLEVTKKNKDPFLLSGTQISLGRKLGEGGFGMVYLSHLNGTEVAVKQLKLDKRADGDHMDEVKALSALRHPNIVVFMGYTCDDNSIQIVTNYVRGGDLYKLLFTEKKQLTVSNRNFIAEQITQALTYMHTLSPPMIHRDIKPSNILVEESTLHVYLTDMGMAKVKFSCSTLTEACCVGTPYYAAPETFDGVVGKASDIWSLGIVLIELYGQQHAWRNVKTNNQLMMQLLTKKLPTYSHLDQHVQQVCESCLKYEPKQCSSGAEILQLIRTSN
- the LOC136264571 gene encoding uncharacterized protein isoform X3, translating into MMDEVKFLYECVKAGKLSNAEAKEFLSSGGSSESRERGQQLKVAAGAATVPAVRNEADTAVGVLSKKAELMAKYKAIQKISMGGMKFNDLKQCGTRCKELGPMVAISLRPAATYEEIVGMAKQQFFAESNVSSDEDRYEYFLADPQGSKLMNSIAGKSWSLAQYIHVHGYYPSKTKIYCVQCDKGQNALEEYVMKKDSNAEKFTHIGSNKDSMNHSSADICDKRPLVIEVSEGAPGNLEVTKKNKDPFLLSGTQISLGRKLGEGGFGMVYLSHLNGTEVAVKQLKLDKRADGDHMDEVKALSALRHPNIVVFMGYTCDDNSIQIVTNYVRGGDLYKLLFTEKKQLTVSNRNFIAEQITQALTYMHTLSPPMIHRDIKPSNILVEESTLHVYLTDMGMAKVKFSCSTLTEACCVGTPYYAAPETFDGVVGKASDIWSLGIVLIELYGQQHAWRNVKTNNQLMMQLLTKKLPTYSHLDQHVQQVCESCLKYEPKQCSSGAEILQLIRTSN